CCCGCAAAAGCTTGATGACGTTCCATGGCGGTTATGGCCAGTCCGACAATTTCTGACACGCGTGATACGGACAAGAGAATCTGCTGAATTTGCGGCAAGCTTATGCGACCTTTGGCCACGCCGCCAAAAGCGCCGGGCGGGTTGTCGCTACTAGAGGAACGGGCGGGGAGGCGCCATCGGTCGTTTTTTCACACTGATATAGGTCAGGAGAGCCGAATGCCGATGACGTTCCATCCCCTAAGGCGGCGGCAGGAGAGCGAAAATCATTGGCGAGACCGGTTGAATGTCGCAGGTGCCGCCATTATTCCAGAGTGGATCGGGGGCCATTCATGACAACATCCTCTGCGCCGGTTTCAGCGGCCGTTCGGGCGCGCATACCGCCCACAGTCTGGGTCCTTGGTTTCGTCAGCCTGCTGATGGATATCTCCTCGGAGATGGTACAGACGCTGTTGCCCTATTATCTCGTCTCGGGCCTTGGCGCTTCTGCCGTCACCGTCGGTTTCATCGAGGGCCTGTCGGTTGCCATCGCGACCACCACCAAGCTATTTTCCGGGATTATCGCGGACTGGACGCGGCGACGGAAGATGCTTGCGGTGATCGGATATGGTCTTGGGGCGATCTCCAACTCGCTTTTCCCTTCGCCACCTCGCTAGGCTGCATTGTCGCCGCCAAGGCGGTGGATCGCGTCGGCAAGGGCATTCGCGGAACACCGCGTGACGCGCTGATTGCCGATGTGACGCCCACCGAAATCCGGGGAGCGGCATTCGGGCTCAGAAAGTCGCTTGATACGGTCGGCGGTTTCATCGGGCCGCTGGCGGCGATCGCGCTGATGTTTGCACTGAGCGAAAATGTTCTCGCCATTTTCTGGATCGCGGTCATTCCCGCATTCCTTGCCGTTTTCATCCTCATGATCGGCGTGAAAGAGCCGGATGCGCCGGCGAAAACGAAATCGGACAAGCCGTTCCGGATCGCCGATTTTGCAAAGCTCAATCCTGCGGTCTGGGTGGTGATCCTTGGGGCGTCGCTTTTGACCTTTGCGCGGTTTAGCGAGGCATTCCTGTTGCTGAAATCGGAGGAGGCGGGGTTCAGGCCGGCCTGGATACCGATCACCATGGTCATCATGCATGCCGTTTACGGCCTGACGGCCTATCCAGCCGGCCGGCTTTCAGACCGCATCGGCCGGTCGGGCATTCTCGCTTCAAGCGTGGTGGTGCTGGCAGCCTCCTATCTCGTGCTCGCTTATGCCAACTCCATTCCGCTGTTCCTGATCGGCATTCTTCTCTGGGGCCTGCATATGGGCCTGTCGCAGGGTCTGTTCGCCACCCTCATCGCAGAAACGGCGCCGTCAAATCTCAAGGGCACCGCCTTCGGCGTCTTTAACCTGATGATGGGTGTGGCGGTGCTCCTCGGCAATGTCATCGCCGGATTGGTGTGGGATATCCACGGATCGTTCGGCACCTTCATCCTGGGCGCAGCGCTGTCTTGCGCGGCATTGCCGGTGTTGATCTGGATATCCCGCCGGGGAAGCGCCTTAGCCCGATAAGGCGCGAAAAGATTGTTTTCACTATTTGAAACGCCTATTCTGGCGCGGCATCACCACGCCGTCTCCAAACCCGATGTGATGGAGAATACCGATGACGATCACGATTACCGCCTTTGAACGCTCACCCGATGGCGGCAAGGGTCTCGCCCGTGACATGCGTGTTCGCTGGGCACTGGAAGAAGTGGGCCAGCCCTATGATGTGCGCCTTCTCTCCTTCAAGGCGATGAAGGAACCGGAACATCTCATGCTTCAGCCCTTCGGACAGATTCCGACCTATGAAGAAGGCGGCCTCGTCCTGTTCGAATCCGGCGCCATCATCTTTCATATAGCCGAGAGCCATGCCGGCTTGCTGCCAGAAGAAGCGGGAGCCCGGGCGCGGGCGATAAGCTGGATGTTTGCGGCCCTCAACACCATGGAGCCGCCAATCGTCGAGCACTTTGTCACCGGCTTTCTCGAAAGGGACAAAAGCTGGCATGATGAACGCCTTCGAATGGTGAATGAACGCATTCGCAGGCGGCTCGGTGAATTGTCCCGCCGCCTCAGCGCCGCCGACTGGCTCGATGGTGCGTTCAGCGCCGGCGATCTGCTGATGGTGTCGGTCCTGCAAAGGATCATAAGTTCAGGCATTCTCGACGAATATCCGAACCTTTCAGCTTATGTGGCCAGAGGTGAAGCGCGTCCCGCCTATAGGCGGGCTTTCGCCGATCAACTGGCGGTTTTCAAAGCGGCGCAGAATGCTTGACCGTCTCACTCCGATACATTGACGCGATATGCCATTCCAAGCGACCGGGGCGCGGTCTCCTTGAAGCCGAATTTTTCATATAATTTATTAGCCGGCACATCGGCGATCAGGCTGACATAGGCTGATGCGGGAAACTCGCTCTTCACATGCTCCATCAGCGCATTCATGATCGCCTTGCCCAGCCCGCGGCCCTGATGTTCGGGCTTGACGGCGATGTCCACCACCTGAAAAAAGCAGCCGCCGTCACCGATAATCCTGCCCATGCCGATGGCGGAATCCTCGTGCAGAACCAGCACGGAAAAAACGGTGCCCCGCAAGCCTTTCTCTGCCGCCTCCCGCGAGAACGGGCTAAGCCCTGCCACGGCGCGCAGATGCAGATACTCCTCGACGGAAGGGGTTCTTGCCACGACTGAATAGGCGGGGTGGTTCATCGACATCTCCTCATCGTCGCGCCACGACAGTGTCGTCTGGCGCCCGAGAGTGGTTCTACATCCATATGTGTCGATTCTGAACCGGACTTATCCAGGGTATCCGGGCGACCACCATCCTGCCGGGCGAGACCGATACGCCAATCATGAACAATCGCGCGCGTCCACCCCTGAAGGAAGAACGCACTCGCTCCTCAACGAGGATCTTTCGTGTAGACGAATGTCGGCACACACCAGTTGAAGCGTATTGCAAGGAGCCGGAGCATCAAGCCGAGGGCCATTGCAACGAGCGAGGATATCGCGTGGGAGACACCCACAAGGGGCACGATCAAGTAGATCAGGCCCGTAAAGACTGAGACGGTTGCATAGAGTTCCGAACGAAACAAGAGCGGTACTTCGTTGCACAGGATATCCCGAAGTACGCCGCCCAGACATCCGGTCAGCACGCCAGCCGCCACCACGACAATCAGCGGCAGGTTGAGGCTTGACGCAATCTGGCAGCCGATGACGGTGAAGACGACCAGTCCTATCGCGTCGAGAAAAAGGAACATCTTGCGCAGGTGATACATATATCGGGCGATCGGGATCGTCGCCAGAGCCGATAATCCCGTCACGAGGAGATAGCTGGGATTTTCGACCCACGACAGCGGATAGTGGTTCAGAAAAACATCGCGCACGGTTCCACCGCCGAGGGCGGTAATACATCCAAGCAGAAATACGCCGATCCAATCCATTTCGCGACGGCCGGCGGCGAGGGCGGCTGTCATGGCTTCTGCGACAATCGCAACGAAATAGAGGATATGGATAATGTCGCTCGTCGGGGGAAAGATCATCGAATAACCTGAAAACTCAGTATCTGCGAATGACGTGGGTTCATCGTCTATTCAGTAGTTCATCAAAGGAGATGCCTGCGGGTTCCCGAATGACGGCCGAACCCCGAGAAGCGGTGCGGCGCGCTCGATGATATCGCGCACCATCGGCGCGGCATTGAAGGCCGCCAGGCGCCCGCCGCGCTCACCGGAAAGCGGGGCGTCAATGATCGACAGCACCAAATAACGGGGGCGGTGCATGGGGAATGCCGCGAGGAATGTATTGAAGTTCAGGTTCTTCGCGTATTTGCCATTGATAACCTTTTCCGCTGTCCCGGTTTTCCCGCCTACATCAAAACCGACCACCTGGGCGTTTCGGCCCGAACCTTGGGTGCCGTTGTACCAGAACAGCTCGCGGACCTTTGCGCTGGTCGAGGCCTGCAGGACACGCCTGCCGGTGATTTGGTGACGCCTCCCACTGTCGGCAATGAAAGTCGGGTGCCGGAACATGCCGCCGTTGACAAGGGCCGCCGCAGCCGCAGCCGTCTGTAGCGGTGTCGTGGCCAGGCCGTGACCGAAGGAAATCGTTGCGGAATTGATCTTTTTCCAGTTCCTTGGCGCCGTGGGCGAAGCTATTTCCGGCAACTCCGTCTGCATCTTTGACAACAGGCCCAGTCTGAAGAGAAACTGCTGGTGATTTTCCAGGCCAACGAGATCAGCGACCTTTGCCGTGCCGATATTTGATGAGTAGCGAAAGACTTCCCGGATTGTCAGCGGCCTTCCTCGGCCGTGGAAATCCCGGATGGTGAAACCACCCATTTTCAGGGGACGGGAGGCATCCACGACCGAGTTCAGAGTGACGACGCCCGCATCAATCCCCATGGCAAGGGTAAACGCCTTGAAGGTCGAGCCCATTTCAACCGCTGAATTGCTCATGCGGTTGAACCATCCCTTTTCGTAGTCCCTGTCGATCGTGCCGTCGGCAAGGCGGCGCGAAGGTTCATTCGGGTCATAATCGGGGACGGATGTCATCGCGAGAACCTCGCCTGTGTCGACATCGATTATGACGGCACCTGCGGCTTCCGCCTGATAGTTCCTCACGGCATCGCCAACGACGTTATGCACGATGCTCTGAACACGCAAATCGATGGACAGCCGGACCGGTTCAAGCTGGGTGGGATCTGTAAGGCCGACGCCACGCAGGTCTGCCAGACCTTGCCTGTCGAGATAGCGCTCAATGCCCGCCAGCCCCTGATTGTCGATATTGACATGCCCGACAATGTGGGACGCCACCGGGCCGCCTGGATAAAAACGCCGCTTTTCCGGTCTGAATCCGATGCCCGGAATGCCAAGGCGCATGATCTCAGCCTCCTGGCGGGGCGTAAGCTGTCTCCTGATCCACTGAAAACCGGAGTCAGACGTTAGTTTTCTGTGCAGATCAGCCCAGTCCAGATCGGGAACAACAGAGGCGAGCTTTTCGATGGCCTCATTTGCATCAACAACGCGACGAGGCTCCGCATAAAGCGAGATGAGATTGATATCCGTTGCGATAAGCTGGCCGTTGCGGTCCAGAATGTCGGGGCGGGAGGCGATTATATTGGGTGATCGCGGAATGCTCGCCGTCGCTTCGTTCTCGGAAAAATAGCCATATTGCAAAAGGCGGACTGCGATCGCGGCATAACCGATCGCGAATGCCACGATGAGCAGGCCCACCCGCTGACGATTTCGAGTGGAAGACTTTACGCTGCGTTTTTTCGCAGGAAGAACAAGGTATCCAATGGTACCTTTCCTGTAACGAGCAATCAAAGACATGAAAATACTCCACGCTCACGCGTCGGGAATAGGGTGGGAAGGCGGGCGGGTCCAACCGGTCACTGCACGCGTGCAGGACAGACCCTGTCACGCGGCATTTTACACCGCGCCAAATCCCGGAAAATTCGGCAATGGCGCAGGCTCGATCTGCGCATAATCAGGAACGCCACAAGGGCTTGAGGCTTTCACTTATGAAGTCCATGGCAACACGTATGCGTGGCGTGTCGCGCACGTCTTCGTGGATCACCAGCCATACGTCGATCCTGATGCCTGGATCGAGTGGATCGAATCTCACAAGACCATGTTCGGCGGCGAGGTAGGCGGGCAGCAGTGCCACTCCACACCCGCCCGCGGCGGCGGCAGCCTGTATGCGCAGATCGTTGCTGCACATGAAAACCTCGTCGGCCGAAAGCCTGTCATCAAGCCAGCGATAGTGATCCGACTCCCGCATGGTATCGTCGTAACTGATGTAAAGAGGGGGGCCATTTCTCGTCGGGTAGGCAGGATCGGCATAGAGGAAATAGGACAATTGTCCAAGGCGGCGCGCAACCAGTGTGGCTTCGCTCGGCCGCTTGAGGCTGATGGCAATATCCGCTTCTCCCTTGGAGAGGGACATGGCCTCCATGGTGCCGACAAGACGGAGCCTTACGTCAGGATGCTGAGATTGCAGCGTGGAGATTTGCGGTGCAATGAAGCTGTAGAGCAGCGATGGCGGGGCGGATACCACGATATCACCTTCGATACCGTTCTGGCCGGAACCAGCGCAACGGCTCAGAGCAAATGCAGACCTGCTCATTTCCTCGGCGAAGTTCGCGACGTCGCGGCCCATATCGGTCAGTACATATGATCGTGGCCTGCGATCCACGAGCTTCACCGAAAGCGAGGTTTCCAGCGATGTGATGCGCCGACTGACAGTCGTATGATCGACGCGTAGCGCCTTGGCGGTTGCCGTGATGGAGCCGTGGTGAGCGAAGGCGGAGAAAAATCGCAAATCTTCCCAATCGACCATTTTAAATTTCCTGAATTAGGTAGTGTTCGTACGAGAACCGCATAGCGGTCTCACCGCGAGAAGGCAGGTCGCGAGGTGTTTGCACCACACCTGTCGAGCGCCGTTGCCCGGTAAAACCGCGTGGAGCTGTTCAAATTTTGAAGGGGACCGGGGTGAAATGCCTCAGCTGAAGCCGGCTGACACGAGCGACGGCGCGCCGGAATGCGCCACGCCTGTCAAGGCCGTATGCAGCAAATGCAATTGCCGTCATCGACACTGAAAATGATCTTGAAACTGCGTCAACGCAATCGACTGTCGATAGGGAAGGGTGACTTCCAGCCATAGGTGCTCCTTGCCCTTTTCCTGGGCTTTTGGCACCCCCTCTGTCATTGGCCTGAGAGATTCGCTCACCTTGTTTCGGCGAACTTACACCATCGGCGCGAGCATCAGCTCGCTTTTCAGAGTTTGTATGATCTTGCAGCGGTCCTTTTGCCTGAGAGTTTCCGGGGTGGTTGCTCCGTCGGCGCCGATGTCGGGAGATATCGGTCTCTCCCGCTGCTCGATATGTGTTGCCCCATGCCTCTGTCGCGAGGTTTGGAGCGCTGTGATCTGGCGTTTCCAAGACCGAAAGGCCCTAGATCCGCTAAACCGAACGACGCGAAATATGGTGCCGTTTATGGCGTAAATTTGACCCGCAGCGGTTATTCTTAGTCACTGCGCGCTCAAATTGACGCTATCAGATGACCAAAAGCGGCGTTTTTCCCTTCACTCGGTCATAAAGATCGATCGCATCCTGCATCAGCATCCTGACGCAACCCGAGGACGAATTTTTACCTATGGTTCTCCAGCTCGGTGATCCATGAATACGATAGAGCGTATCCTTGCCGTTCTGGAAAATGTACATGGCGCGCGCACCCAGAGGATTCCGGGGGCCGGGGGCCATTCCGCCTGCTTCAACACCGTATGGCTTGAGTTCAGGATTACGGGCGATCATATCCTCCGGCGCCTTCCATCTTGGCCATTTCTGCTTCCATTGAACGACAGCGCGCCCTTTCCATGATCGGCCCTGAGTTCCAAGCCCTACGCCGTAACGTATGGCTCGGCCACGGGGGAGAACCCAGTAGAGGAACCTCTCATTTGTATCTACGACAATTGAATAGGCGGGCTCTGCGGTGATGTATTCAACCTCCTGTCGGAGATATTGTGGGTCGATGGCGCGGTAATTGACAGCTGGAACGTCAAAGCCACCATCCGTAAGCGCAGCATAAATCTCGTCGTAAGCAAAACCGGTACCCGCAGGCTTTGGCCCGTTGTCCTTCGATGTTTTTGCGGCTGTCGTCGTCTCATTTTTATGTTCGGGCAGGGTAGCCGCGGTGACTTCGAGTTTCGTCTTGGGAACCTGCTCGCAACCTGCAGCCAGAAATGAACTGATGGCCAGGGTGAGCAGCGATCTGCGAGACAAGTGAGAATTGATTTTCTGTTCCAAGGCTGTTCTGCTGTCGAATTCTAGGGGCTGTGCCGGGATCGGGGCGGACAACCGGCGAAGCGCCAAGGCCCGGATGTCTGCGGCGCGACAGAAACCATGAAATCTGCCCATTCGATACTGCACAAATACGCAGATTGGCCCTGCGACATTCCCGGTAAAACCGGCTTTGATATGTATTGGGACCGATCCTGCAAACACAACCTTTTGCCGTCTTGCGATAATTTCTGGATCGGTCATAAAATCCGTCCGGCAACCGGACTTGCGTACCGGCAAGTTCCAACGTTGATATTAACCAGCGTCGTGCAAGGAGAGGGCCGGATTTCAGCGGCCCAAGGCATCGCATCTACAAGATGACCGCCGCATGCGATGATCGCATAAGATAGATTATGGAACTAAATTGCGGTTGAGACGGCGGTCCGGACCAGAAAACGCCTTCGCGACAACGTCACGGACGTTGGCAGGTCAGGATAAAGCGTCGATAAACGAAGGTGCGCAGCCGGTTGCGCAGGTCGGCTTTTTTACGCTGCGCTTTGGCGATTGGGTCGTGGGAATGGAGTTTTATCTCCGCGAAGCCAGCGCCAGTCAGCAACGGCATCAACATGTGAGGCCGCAGCCCTTCACCGAATGGAAGTCCCTTCATGATGGCGGCGTGGCGGCTGCCCAGAGCGCCGTCATAATGACTGTCTTCGCCCACGACACGATCGATGAGCGCAATAAGCAGTCTCGCAATGCGTCCGGTCGGTTTCGGCGTCGCCCAATCGCCGTCGAAAAACAGAAGCCGGCCGCCCGGACGGAGAAGCCTGAACCATTCGTGGAACGTCTGTTCGGGTTGCGTCAAAGTCCAGACCAGATGCCTGCAGATGATTGCGTCATAGGATGCGTCGGGCTCCATGGTGTTTTCGGCATCCGCCATGATGAAACGCAGCCTCGGTTTACCGGCATGTTTGGCGCGTGCCACAGCCAGCATCGCCTCTGAAAAATCGAGCGCCGTAACATCGTGGCCGAGATCATGGATCAGCCGCGTCACCTCGCCGGTGCCGCAGGCCAGTTCAAGGACCCGTTTCGGTTCCGCGCCGATCAGCTCGCGGATCGGTTTCTGCCATGCCTCGGCTTCCGGACCGGCTGAGATTTTATGTCCGAAAGCAAGATCGAAGGTCTCAGATCTTTTGGACCAATAGTCGCGGATTTCCTCCTTGAGATCGAAATTGCCGCCATCCATC
The Agrobacterium cucumeris DNA segment above includes these coding regions:
- a CDS encoding glutathione S-transferase family protein, giving the protein MTITITAFERSPDGGKGLARDMRVRWALEEVGQPYDVRLLSFKAMKEPEHLMLQPFGQIPTYEEGGLVLFESGAIIFHIAESHAGLLPEEAGARARAISWMFAALNTMEPPIVEHFVTGFLERDKSWHDERLRMVNERIRRRLGELSRRLSAADWLDGAFSAGDLLMVSVLQRIISSGILDEYPNLSAYVARGEARPAYRRAFADQLAVFKAAQNA
- a CDS encoding GNAT family N-acetyltransferase, with the protein product MSMNHPAYSVVARTPSVEEYLHLRAVAGLSPFSREAAEKGLRGTVFSVLVLHEDSAIGMGRIIGDGGCFFQVVDIAVKPEHQGRGLGKAIMNALMEHVKSEFPASAYVSLIADVPANKLYEKFGFKETAPRSLGMAYRVNVSE
- a CDS encoding trimeric intracellular cation channel family protein → MIFPPTSDIIHILYFVAIVAEAMTAALAAGRREMDWIGVFLLGCITALGGGTVRDVFLNHYPLSWVENPSYLLVTGLSALATIPIARYMYHLRKMFLFLDAIGLVVFTVIGCQIASSLNLPLIVVVAAGVLTGCLGGVLRDILCNEVPLLFRSELYATVSVFTGLIYLIVPLVGVSHAISSLVAMALGLMLRLLAIRFNWCVPTFVYTKDPR
- a CDS encoding peptidoglycan D,D-transpeptidase FtsI family protein produces the protein MSLIARYRKGTIGYLVLPAKKRSVKSSTRNRQRVGLLIVAFAIGYAAIAVRLLQYGYFSENEATASIPRSPNIIASRPDILDRNGQLIATDINLISLYAEPRRVVDANEAIEKLASVVPDLDWADLHRKLTSDSGFQWIRRQLTPRQEAEIMRLGIPGIGFRPEKRRFYPGGPVASHIVGHVNIDNQGLAGIERYLDRQGLADLRGVGLTDPTQLEPVRLSIDLRVQSIVHNVVGDAVRNYQAEAAGAVIIDVDTGEVLAMTSVPDYDPNEPSRRLADGTIDRDYEKGWFNRMSNSAVEMGSTFKAFTLAMGIDAGVVTLNSVVDASRPLKMGGFTIRDFHGRGRPLTIREVFRYSSNIGTAKVADLVGLENHQQFLFRLGLLSKMQTELPEIASPTAPRNWKKINSATISFGHGLATTPLQTAAAAAALVNGGMFRHPTFIADSGRRHQITGRRVLQASTSAKVRELFWYNGTQGSGRNAQVVGFDVGGKTGTAEKVINGKYAKNLNFNTFLAAFPMHRPRYLVLSIIDAPLSGERGGRLAAFNAAPMVRDIIERAAPLLGVRPSFGNPQASPLMNY
- a CDS encoding LysR family transcriptional regulator, whose protein sequence is MVDWEDLRFFSAFAHHGSITATAKALRVDHTTVSRRITSLETSLSVKLVDRRPRSYVLTDMGRDVANFAEEMSRSAFALSRCAGSGQNGIEGDIVVSAPPSLLYSFIAPQISTLQSQHPDVRLRLVGTMEAMSLSKGEADIAISLKRPSEATLVARRLGQLSYFLYADPAYPTRNGPPLYISYDDTMRESDHYRWLDDRLSADEVFMCSNDLRIQAAAAAGGCGVALLPAYLAAEHGLVRFDPLDPGIRIDVWLVIHEDVRDTPRIRVAMDFISESLKPLWRS
- a CDS encoding L,D-transpeptidase; this translates as MTDPEIIARRQKVVFAGSVPIHIKAGFTGNVAGPICVFVQYRMGRFHGFCRAADIRALALRRLSAPIPAQPLEFDSRTALEQKINSHLSRRSLLTLAISSFLAAGCEQVPKTKLEVTAATLPEHKNETTTAAKTSKDNGPKPAGTGFAYDEIYAALTDGGFDVPAVNYRAIDPQYLRQEVEYITAEPAYSIVVDTNERFLYWVLPRGRAIRYGVGLGTQGRSWKGRAVVQWKQKWPRWKAPEDMIARNPELKPYGVEAGGMAPGPRNPLGARAMYIFQNGKDTLYRIHGSPSWRTIGKNSSSGCVRMLMQDAIDLYDRVKGKTPLLVI
- a CDS encoding class I SAM-dependent methyltransferase; translated protein: MDGGNFDLKEEIRDYWSKRSETFDLAFGHKISAGPEAEAWQKPIRELIGAEPKRVLELACGTGEVTRLIHDLGHDVTALDFSEAMLAVARAKHAGKPRLRFIMADAENTMEPDASYDAIICRHLVWTLTQPEQTFHEWFRLLRPGGRLLFFDGDWATPKPTGRIARLLIALIDRVVGEDSHYDGALGSRHAAIMKGLPFGEGLRPHMLMPLLTGAGFAEIKLHSHDPIAKAQRKKADLRNRLRTFVYRRFILTCQRP